The Terriglobia bacterium genome has a window encoding:
- the ribH gene encoding 6,7-dimethyl-8-ribityllumazine synthase, translated as MFSVELPARKGRLAIFSYTKDWREGPAKKLGELNAAGKKFGIVVSRFNAFITERLLNGALDALRRTGALDTDITVVRVPGSFELPLAARKLTQGGMDAVICLGCIIRGETSHYEHIAEEVTRGIGQSAQETGVPHAYGVLTCENLEQAIDRAGLKLGNKGFEAALSAVEMASLKKAISRQPSAIRPKPPRRRPAPGRGLVGPTRKRR; from the coding sequence ATGTTTTCGGTCGAGTTGCCGGCGCGCAAGGGACGCCTGGCCATCTTCTCCTATACGAAAGACTGGCGTGAGGGACCGGCGAAGAAGCTGGGCGAACTGAACGCGGCGGGCAAGAAGTTCGGCATCGTGGTCAGCCGGTTCAATGCATTCATCACCGAGCGGCTCTTGAACGGTGCGCTGGACGCGCTGCGGCGCACCGGCGCCCTCGACACTGACATCACCGTCGTCCGCGTGCCGGGCTCGTTCGAACTGCCGCTGGCGGCACGCAAGCTGACCCAGGGTGGCATGGACGCGGTGATCTGCCTGGGCTGCATCATCCGCGGCGAGACCTCGCACTACGAGCACATCGCAGAGGAGGTCACGCGCGGGATCGGCCAATCGGCGCAGGAGACCGGCGTGCCGCATGCCTATGGCGTCCTGACCTGCGAAAATCTGGAACAGGCCATCGACCGCGCCGGACTGAAGCTGGGCAACAAGGGTTTTGAGGCGGCGCTGAGCGCGGTGGAGATGGCGTCGCTGAAGAAAGCCATCAGCCGTCAGCCATCAGCCATCAGACCAAAGCCGCCGAGACGTCGTCCTGCTCCCGGCCGCGGTCTGGTCGGACCAACACGCAAACGCCGATGA